From the Lolium rigidum isolate FL_2022 chromosome 2, APGP_CSIRO_Lrig_0.1, whole genome shotgun sequence genome, one window contains:
- the LOC124690400 gene encoding rhamnogalacturonate lyase B-like, giving the protein MAAVQIVQLAAITSSLVLLLLQPVAAKMVPLPAAPGARDNAGVTLHVQRHQVLVENGVVQVSVSKPQGQITGIRYAGERNLLHFGSGDENSGGYWNVFWNFPGSGQPRGRIDMLDSTEFRVVSSSEEQVELSFRSTYDPSRFNSVRLTVDKRLVMLRGNSGFYCYAIFEHANSWPALNITEARLAFKLNTARFNYMAVSDRIQRYMPRAADRDPPRGKPLAYKEAVLLINPAEPQFRGEVDDKYQYSLDNKDNKVHGWIGGGPVPLGFWVITPSNEFKSGGPLKRELTSHVGPTSLTMFLGTHYVGNDIVAKIDEGEHWKKVMGPVFIYLNSNPSRGSFQALWEDAKAQAEAEARKWPYTFLESPDFQKAPERGSVTGRLLVRDKYMSRVDMPARLAYVGLAAPGAPGSWATESKGYQFWTRASATCGSFAICNVLAGEYNLYAWVPGILGDYMYAASVTVSAGGAVSLGDLVFEPPRSGPTLWEIGVPDRSAAEFFIPDPNPKYLSKLFLTRDNKYRQYGLWDRYADLYPRADPVFTIGVSNYSNDWFFAHVTRNVGGGAGLTNAPTTRRIRFNLGRVVADGTYTLRVALAAAQMSRLQVQVNEATRKGSEGVFNTPEFGDGNAIARHGDHDTWWSFEFPIKGYLLMEGENTISITQVRAFSEFFGDMYDYIRLEGPPGSWRDPTTLL; this is encoded by the exons ATGGCGGCGGTTCAGATAGTCCAGCTCGCCGCCATCACGTCGTCGCTGGTGCTGCTTCTGCTGCAACCGGTGGCGGCAAAGATGGTGCCGCTGCCGGCGGCGCCGGGAGCACGCGACAATGCCGGCGTTACACTGCACGTACAGCGACACCAG GTGCTGGTGGAGAACGGCGTGGTGCAGGTTTCGGTGTCGAAGCCGCAGGGACAGATCACTGGCATCCGCTACGCCGGCGAGCGCAACCTCCTCCACTTCGGTAGCGGCGACGAAAATTCCGGCGG GTACTGGAACGTGTTTTGGAACTTTCCAGGGTCCGGTCAGCCAAGAGGCAGGATCGACAT GCTGGACAGTACAGAGTTCAGGGTGGTTTCTTCAAGCGAAGAGCAAGTGGAGCTCTCCTTCAGGAGCACCTACGACCCATCGCGTTTCAACAGCGTCCGGCTCACCGTCGACAAGCG GCTGGTGATGCTGAGAGGCAACTCCGGGTTCTACTGCTACGCCATCTTTGAGCACGCGAACAGCTGGCCGGCGCTGAACATCACGGAGGCCCGGCTCGCCTTCAAGCTCAACACGGCGAGGTTCAACTACATGGCGGTGTCGGACAGGATCCAGAGGTACATGCCGAGGGCGGCGGATCGGGACCCGCCCCGTGGCAAGCCTCTGGCGTACAAGGAGGCCGTGCTGCTGATCAACCCCGCGGAGCCGCAGTTCAGGGGGGAGGTGGACGACAAGTACCAGTACTCGCTTGACAACAAGGATAACAAGGTTCATGGCTGGATCGGCGGCGGACCCGTCCCCCTGGGGTTTTGGGTCATCACCCCGAGCAACGAGTTCAAGAGCGGCGGGCCGCTTAAGCGCGAGCTCACCTCGCACGTCGGCCCAACCTCCCTCACG ATGTTTCTTGGAACACATTACGTCGGGAACGATATCGTGGCCAAGATCGACGAGGGCGAGCACTGGAAGAAGGTGATGGGCCCGGTGTTCATCTACCTCAACTCCAATCCGAGCAGGGGAAGCTTCCAGGCGCTGTGGGAGGACGCCAAGGCGCAGGCGGAGGCCGAGGCGAGAAAGTGGCCCTACACCTTCCTGGAGTCGCCGGACTTCCAAAAAGCCCCCGAGAGGGGCTCCGTCACCGGCAGATTACTGGTCAGAGACAAGTACATGAGCCGCGTCGACATGCCCGCCCGACTTGCCTACGTCGGCCTCGCCGCGCCTGGGGCACCCGGCTCCTGGGCGACCGAGAGCAAAGGCTACCAGTTCTGGACGAGGGCTTCGGCGACCTGCGGCAGCTTTGCCATCTGCAATGTCCTCGCGGGGGAATACAACCTCTACGCCTGGGTACCCGGGATTCTCGGCGACTATATGTACGCCGCTTCGGTGACCGTGTCGGCCGGCGGCGCTGTCAGCCTCGGCGACCTCGTGTTCGAGCCGCCGCGATCGGGCCCGACGCTCTGGGAGATCGGCGTTCCCGACCGGAGCGCCGCCGAGTTCTTCATCCCGGACCCCAACCCCAAGTATCTCAGCAAGCTCTTCCTCACAAGAGACAACAAGTACCGGCAGTATGGACTGTGGGATAGGTACGCCGACCTGTACCCCAGAGCCGACCCCGTCTTCACCATCGGCGTGAGCAACTACTCCAATGACTGGTTCTTCGCGCACGTCACGAGGAATgtgggcggcggcgccggcctgACCAACGCGCCAACGACGCGCCGGATCCGGTTCAACTTGGGCCGCGTGGTCGCCGACGGCACCTACACGCTGCGTGTCGCCCTGGCGGCGGCGCAAATGTCCAGgctgcaggtgcaggtgaacgagGCGACGAGGAAGGGGTCCGAGGGAGTGTTCAACACGCCCGAGTTCGGCGACGGCAACGCCATCGCGCGGCACGGCGACCACGACACCTGGTGGAGCTTCGAGTTTCCCATCAAAGGGTACCTGCTCATGGAAGGGGAGAACACGATCAGCATCACGCAGGTCAGGGCCTTCAGCGAGTTCTTCGGGGACATGTATGATTACATTCGGCTCGAAGGGCCTCCCGGTTCTTGGCGAGATCCCACCACACTACTTTGA